A section of the Diabrotica virgifera virgifera chromosome 8, PGI_DIABVI_V3a genome encodes:
- the LOC114337027 gene encoding toll-like receptor Tollo, with protein MGTTVVCALLFGAIFSVLSASLSKTLRYQAPDECKWIVADSNSDDDVALLCRLRTINSELENTNFSVIQPQHTVRLRLECSDALFFQSSLSAGSFKPLVELRELSIEYCKIGNLSDGAFRGLKELRNLTIRTHNTDWSAMTLDVSPNAFTEELRNLERLDLGENNMWSLPEGVLCPLYTLEVLNLTRNRLREATSFRFTSNPSEKCCANLKLLDLSRNNIDRLPSSVFSGLSHLQKLYLQGNGLHHLADRVLEGLTSLNILKLSDNNLVSLPPELFADTREIREMYLQNNSINVLAPGLFSELLQLLVLDLSHNELTADWINTATFAGLVRLVVLDISFNRITKLEQSVFRDLYSLQILRINDNFVEYLPENTFSALYNLHTLIISNNKLIKIESDTFNGLYVLSLLSLDNNKISIIHPEALKNCSSLQDLHLNGNKLTDVPDVLKKVPLLKTLDLGENHINVITNETFSDLKQMYGLRLTENNIGNISRGIFDKMTALKILNLSRNKIQRVAPGSFDSNLNLQAIRLDGNYLTDIGELFGKLPSLVWLNISDNQLKWFDYALIPTGLQWLDIHSNQIEELGNYFEIESTLSLSTFDASSNKLTEITGSAIPNSVEVLFLNDNIISKVQSYTFFKKPNLTRVDLFGNKITSLDPNALRISAVPPEKDLPEFYIGGNPYKCDCTMEWLQKVNLGNRARTQPKLVDLESIYCQLLYNRGATYIPLVEAAPYQFLCTYETHCFALCHCCDFDACDCEMTCPTNCTCYHDQSWSANIVDCSSSGYVTKLPDQIPMDATQIYLDGNDLRALNSHAFIGRKRLKVLFLNNSNIETVQNRTFNGLKELEILHLNGNRLNELHGYEFEGLESLMEIHLQSNRIISINNHTFASMKKLKVLKLDHNRLVVYNMWNLPSTLIEVTLAHNPWSCDCDFTERLREWMRRGDSVQDISSVKCVFNATDIDFYNLDAYLDSADTGFFVNQENGSCSGVANIDNSINGNLTATKTIIHRQVIQDYLPLLVITLTVFAVIVLLILLIFIYRQEVRVWLHSKFGVRLFQRAGDLDRDDREKLFDAFVSYSSKDEAWVAEVLAPALEPNYKLCLHYRDFPVGAFLADTIVQAVESSKRTVMILSENFIKSEWCRFEFKSAHHQVLRDRRRRLIVILLGEVPHKDLDPDIRLYLKTNVYIQWGDKFFWEKLRYALPDVPNIGRHHSSVRSPHVHHHVHRHSARGQAPNPPGNGSTTRTVAIHI; from the coding sequence ATGGGTACCACGGTGGTGTGCGCCCTGTTGTTCGGGGCGATTTTTAGTGTCCTCTCGGCGTCTTTGAGCAAAACCCTCCGGTACCAAGCACCCGATGAGTGCAAGTGGATAGTGGCGGATAGCAACTCCGACGACGACGTCGCTCTATTATGTCGTCTGCGAACCATCAACAGTGAACTGGAAAACACCAATTTCAGTGTGATCCAACCCCAACATACGGTTCGGTTAAGGCTCGAGTGCAGTGACGCATTGTTTTTTCAAAGTTCCTTAAGTGCTGGCAGCTTTAAACCCCTCGTCGAACTCCGGGAGTTATCCATAGAGTACTGCAAAATCGGAAACTTATCCGATGGTGCTTTTCGCGGTCTCAAAGAGCTTCGCAACTTAACTATTCGCACCCACAACACCGATTGGTCTGCGATGACACTTGATGTGTCACCTAACGCCTTTACAGAGGAATTACGAAACCTAGAAAGGTTAGatttgggtgaaaacaacatgtgGAGTCTACCAGAAGGTGTTTTATGTCCTCTTTACACACTAGAAGTTCTCAATTTAACCAGAAACCGACTTCGAGAGGCTACGAGTTTTCGCTTCACTTCAAATCCTTCGGAAAAGTGTTGTGCTAATCTAAAACTCCTAGATTTATCCAGGAACAACATCGACAGGCTACCATCAAGTGTTTTCTCTGGACTATCACATCTACAGAAGCTGTATTTACAAGGTAACGGTCTTCACCATTTAGCAGATCGGGTTTTAGAAGGGCTCACttcattaaacattttaaaactatCAGATAACAATCTAGTCAGTCTTCCGCCAGAGTTATTTGCCGATACCCGCGAAATACGGGAAATGTACCTTCAGAACAATTCCATCAATGTTTTAGCTCCTGGTTTGTTTAGTGAATTGTTGCAGCTGTTGGTGTTGGATCTGTCACACAACGAACTAACTGCAGATTGGATAAACACAGCAACCTTCGCAGGTCTAGTGAGATTAGTAGTTTTAGATATTTCCTTCAATAGAATAACAAAATTAGAACAATCTGTTTTTAGAGATCTTTATAGCTTGCAAATTTTAAGAATCAACGACAACTTTGTCGAGTATTTACCTGAAAATACCTTTTCTGCACTGTATAATCTGCACACTTTGatcatttcaaataacaaattgATAAAGATTGAAAGTGATACTTTCAACGGCCTTTATGTACTTTCCTTATTGTCTCTTGATAACAATAAGATATCTATCATACACCCTGAAGCTTTAAAAAATTGTTCGAGCTTGCAAGATTTACATTTGAATGGCAACAAACTGACAGATGTCCCCGACGTTTTAAAAAAAGTTCCTTTACTGAAGACTCTAGATTTAGGCGAAAATCATATCAACGTTATTACTAATGAAACTTTTAGCGATTTGAAACAAATGTACGGACTAAGGCTGACTGAAAATAACATAGGAAACATATCGAGAGGAATTTTCGATAAAATGACTGCACTAAAAATCCTCAACTTGTCCCGGAATAAAATCCAAAGGGTTGCCCCTGGTTCCTTCGATAGCAATCTTAATTTGCAAGCAATACGATTGGATGGCAATTATCTGACTGACATTGGCGAGTTATTTGGGAAATTACCTAGTTTAGTGTGGCTGAATATCTCAGACAATCAGCTGAAATGGTTTGATTACGCCCTGATACCAACTGGCTTACAATGGCTAGACATCCATTCTAACCAAATAGAGGAACTGGGTAATTATTTTGAAATTGAATCGACGTTATCGTTGAGCACTTTTGATGCCAGCTCTAACAAACTGACTGAAATTACAGGCAGCGCAATTCCTAACAGCGTAGAAGTTTTATTTTTGAACGACAATATTATATCCAAAGTTCAATCTTACACTTTCTTTAAAAAGCCTAATTTAACAAGAGTTGATTTGTTCGGAAATAAAATAACAAGTCTTGATCCTAACGCACTAAGAATCTCTGCAGTTCCTCCCGAAAAGGATCTACCGGAGTTCTACATTGGAGGAAATCCTTACAAATGCGACTGCACTATGGAGTGGCTCCAGAAGGTAAATTTAGGCAATCGAGCAAGGACTCAACCAAAACTAGTAGATTTAGAAAGTATTTATTGCCAATTATTGTACAATAGAGGTGCAACTTATATTCCTTTAGTCGAAGCAGCTCCTTATCAGTTCCTATGCACTTACGAAACTCACTGCTTTGCTTTGTGCCACTGTTGCGACTTTGATGCCTGTGATTGCGAGATGACTTGTCCAACAAACTGTACTTGTTATCACGACCAGTCTTGGTCAGCCAATATAGTAGATTGTTCTTCTAGTGGATATGTAACCAAACTTCCCGATCAAATTCCTATGGATGCTACTCAGATATATCTAGATGGGAATGATTTGAGAGCGTTGAACAGTCATGCCTTTATAGGACGAAAACGGTTGAAAGTATTGTTTTTGAACAATTCAAATATCGAAACAGTGCAAAATAGAACTTTTAACGGCTTGAAGGAACTAGAGATACTTCACTTGAACGGAAATAGATTGAATGAGCTTCATGGGTACGAGTTTGAAGGTTTGGAGAGCTTGATGGAGATTCATCTTCAATCGAACAGGATAATATCGATAAATAATCACACCTTTGCAAGTATGAAGAAGCTGAAGGTGTTGAAACTGGATCATAACAGGCTAGTGGTGTATAACATGTGGAATTTACCTTCAACCCTTATCGAAGTTACGTTAGCGCACAATCCGTGGTCTTGCGATTGCGATTTTACTGAACGCCTTCGGGAGTGGATGAGACGCGGCGACTCTGTTCAAGATATTTCTTCGGTAAAGTGTGTTTTCAATGCAACCGATATAGACTTTTATAACTTAGACGCTTACTTGGACAGTGCGGATACCGGTTTCTTCGTGAATCAAGAAAACGGTTCTTGTTCGGGTGTCGCCAATATAGATAATAGCATTAACGGAAATTTAACAGCAACAAAAACTATCATACATCGGCAAGTCATTCAAGATTACTTGCCACTTTTAGTAATTACTTTAACTGTTTTTGCCGTGATCGTCTTGTTAATTTTACTTATCTTCATTTATAGACAAGAGGTTCGTGTGTGGTTGCATTCTAAGTTCGGAGTAAGGTTGTTCCAGCGAGCTGGAGACTTAGATAGGGACGATCGCGAAAAACTTTTTGACGCTTTCGTGAGTTATAGTTCAAAAGACGAAGCGTGGGTAGCAGAAGTTCTAGCGCCGGCTCTAGAACCAAACTACAAACTGTGTTTACATTACAGGGACTTCCCCGTGGGTGCGTTTCTCGCGGATACTATTGTACAGGCCGTAGAATCCTCGAAAAGAACAGTCATGATTTTGTCTGAAAACTTTATCAAATCCGAATGGTGTCGGTTCGAGTTCAAATCCGCCCATCACCAAGTCCTTCGCGACCGACGAAGACGTTTGATCGTGATCCTCCTCGGTGAAGTGCCTCACAAAGACTTGGATCCCGATATTAGACTCTACTTAAAAACTAATGTGTATATTCAGTGGGGAGATAAGTTCTTCTGGGAGAAGCTGAGGTACGCATTGCCTGATGTGCCCAACATCGGCAGACATCACAGTTCTGTGAGGAGTCCTCACGTCCATCACCACGTCCATCGACATAGCGCTAGAGGACAGGCGCCGAATCCTCCAGGAAATGGTAGTACCACCAGGACGGTGGCCATCCACATATGA